A genomic stretch from Bacillus sp. N1-1 includes:
- a CDS encoding AzlC family ABC transporter permease — translation MEASVANDSGFGEGLKAGISIAVGYMPVALTFGLLARTTGLTLYEAVLMSVLVFAGAAQYITLSLIAIGTGAFEIIFTIFIVNIRHLLMSASINEKVEEDTPWKKAVYAFGITDETFTVSATKAGRLTTGYMFGLCLISYSSWVLFTGGGYIAGATLPGVVQQGMSVALYAMFIGLLIPSAKKSRKVLFLAALAALFNSFLTFAQFSTGWAIVLATLLSSIIVEWMMGEEKSE, via the coding sequence ATGGAGGCAAGCGTAGCAAACGACTCAGGGTTTGGAGAGGGATTAAAGGCAGGAATAAGCATTGCTGTCGGGTATATGCCAGTTGCCCTTACTTTTGGTTTACTAGCAAGAACGACAGGACTTACACTTTATGAAGCGGTTCTTATGAGCGTCCTCGTCTTTGCTGGGGCGGCTCAGTATATTACGTTAAGCTTAATCGCGATTGGCACAGGTGCATTTGAAATTATTTTTACAATCTTTATCGTTAATATTCGACATCTTTTAATGAGTGCCTCTATTAATGAGAAAGTGGAAGAAGATACACCATGGAAAAAAGCAGTCTATGCCTTTGGTATTACAGATGAAACGTTTACGGTTTCAGCAACGAAAGCAGGTAGACTCACGACTGGATATATGTTTGGTTTATGTTTGATCTCTTATTCCAGCTGGGTTCTTTTTACAGGGGGAGGTTACATAGCTGGTGCTACCCTCCCAGGTGTGGTTCAGCAAGGAATGAGCGTTGCGCTTTATGCAATGTTTATCGGGCTGCTTATTCCCTCTGCTAAAAAAAGTCGGAAAGTGCTTTTTCTCGCGGCCCTTGCTGCTTTATTTAATAGTTTCCTTACGTTCGCTCAATTTTCAACTGGCTGGGCGATTGTGCTTGCGACTTTGTTGTCTTCCATAATTGTTGAGTGGATGATGGGGGAGGAGAAAAGTGAGTAA
- a CDS encoding XRE family transcriptional regulator encodes MENQSLTQQIGQKLKKLRLENRLSLDQLSERCSVSKPMLAQIERGASNPTVNTLWKIANGLGVSFTAFIDEEQPVIKKVNRFEIEPLIEEGGKMKVVPLFPMEPGKSFETFYIELAPGCNYHSNPHPEGVEEYVFIEEGSMSLEVDTQTFIISHGESLRFTANYAHYYRNTSDQPCKATMIIHYPSPFR; translated from the coding sequence ATGGAAAACCAATCGTTAACGCAACAAATCGGTCAGAAATTAAAAAAACTTCGTCTTGAAAATAGATTAAGTCTCGATCAATTATCAGAGCGATGTTCTGTTAGTAAGCCAATGCTTGCACAGATTGAGCGAGGGGCTTCGAATCCTACCGTTAACACGTTATGGAAAATTGCTAACGGACTGGGCGTATCTTTCACAGCATTCATTGATGAAGAACAGCCCGTAATCAAAAAAGTAAACAGATTTGAAATAGAGCCCCTAATAGAAGAAGGCGGAAAAATGAAAGTCGTTCCCCTCTTCCCTATGGAACCTGGAAAATCATTTGAAACTTTTTATATTGAACTTGCCCCGGGCTGTAACTATCATTCAAATCCTCACCCTGAGGGCGTAGAAGAATATGTGTTTATTGAAGAAGGGAGTATGAGCCTTGAAGTTGATACACAAACATTTATCATTTCACATGGAGAAAGTTTAAGATTCACAGCAAATTACGCCCACTATTATCGAAATACTTCTGATCAACCATGTAAAGCAACTATGATCATTCATTATCCCTCTCCTTTCCGCTGA
- a CDS encoding Cof-type HAD-IIB family hydrolase, translating to MRCISIDMDGTLLTNEQTVSFENVNAIREAQSQGITVVLNTGRAYDGAQKPLEGTGLELPIICYNGAEIRSIEGDILHAIYLDDEQVQSIKGILDAEGIYYQLFTNKGVFTHDYEGTIDLIIDMMKSSNPNLTEEELHVGAKRQFESLSLKAVDNFDELMADKSLHVYKFLSFSFDEERLERAASSAESVQKTVVTSSGKENLEINHNDAQKGLALETFVAQTGLDMKQTAAIGDNYNDISMFKKASYSIAMGNADEKIKQQVSFVTKSNEHDGVAHAIYKLMDEDLLSS from the coding sequence ATGAGATGTATTTCAATTGATATGGATGGGACGCTTTTAACGAACGAACAAACGGTTAGTTTTGAGAATGTAAATGCTATTCGAGAGGCACAGAGTCAAGGTATTACAGTAGTTCTTAATACTGGAAGAGCTTATGATGGTGCCCAAAAGCCACTTGAAGGTACCGGTTTAGAGCTGCCGATCATTTGCTATAACGGTGCTGAGATTCGTTCAATTGAAGGAGACATTTTACACGCCATTTACCTTGATGATGAGCAAGTTCAGTCGATAAAAGGAATTCTTGATGCTGAAGGTATTTATTATCAGCTATTTACAAACAAGGGTGTATTCACTCACGACTATGAGGGCACGATTGACTTAATCATCGATATGATGAAAAGTTCAAATCCTAATTTAACTGAAGAAGAATTGCATGTTGGCGCTAAGCGTCAGTTTGAGAGTTTGTCACTCAAGGCCGTTGATAACTTTGATGAATTGATGGCAGATAAAAGCCTCCATGTCTATAAATTCCTTAGTTTCTCTTTTGATGAAGAACGATTGGAACGAGCGGCGTCTTCAGCGGAAAGCGTTCAGAAGACAGTTGTGACCTCATCAGGTAAAGAAAACCTAGAAATCAATCACAATGATGCACAAAAAGGACTTGCCCTTGAGACTTTTGTTGCCCAAACTGGCCTAGATATGAAGCAAACGGCTGCAATTGGAGATAATTATAATGACATTTCTATGTTTAAAAAAGCATCCTATTCCATCGCGATGGGAAATGCCGATGAGAAAATAAAACAACAAGTTTCGTTTGTCACGAAAAGCAACGAACATGACGGCGTTGCACATGCTATTTATAAATTAATGGACGAAGATCTTCTTTCTAGTTAA
- a CDS encoding Glu/Leu/Phe/Val dehydrogenase dimerization domain-containing protein: MKIVFDRIEEHEQLLFCNDADTGLKAIIAIHNTTLGPALGGCRMRPYETIDDAIEDVLRLSKGMTYKCAAADVDFGGGKAVIIGDPLKDRTPELFRAFGQFVESLNGRFYTGTDMGTTPDNFVHSLRESSCIVGVPEEYGGSGDSSIPTANGVLYGIQATNKTVFGSEELGGRTYAIQGLGKVGFKVAEMLLENGADLIVSDINQSAIDRLIQRAIELKQGVKVVSGDNIYEADADVFVPCALGGIINDQTIYKLKVQAIVGSANNQLLTNEHGDQLNERGILYAPDYIVNSGGLIQVSDELYSPNPKRVLQKTKAIYDTLLSIFEQAETHSFSTIKAANLFCEQRIESRKRRNSFFAHKKPGKWSVRS, from the coding sequence GTGAAAATCGTGTTTGATCGTATAGAAGAGCATGAGCAATTATTATTTTGTAATGATGCTGATACAGGTCTTAAAGCCATAATCGCTATACATAACACAACGCTTGGACCTGCGCTTGGAGGTTGTAGAATGCGTCCCTATGAAACGATAGATGATGCCATTGAAGATGTCTTAAGACTTTCCAAAGGCATGACGTATAAATGTGCAGCTGCTGATGTGGATTTTGGAGGTGGGAAGGCAGTTATTATCGGTGATCCTTTGAAAGATCGGACGCCTGAGCTTTTTCGTGCCTTTGGTCAATTTGTTGAATCTTTGAATGGGCGATTTTACACAGGAACAGATATGGGAACGACTCCTGATAATTTTGTTCATTCACTAAGAGAAAGCAGCTGTATTGTTGGGGTTCCAGAAGAATATGGTGGAAGTGGAGACTCCTCCATTCCAACAGCTAACGGGGTTCTTTACGGCATACAAGCTACGAATAAAACTGTTTTTGGTTCAGAAGAATTAGGTGGGAGAACATATGCGATTCAAGGTCTTGGGAAAGTAGGTTTTAAAGTAGCAGAAATGCTATTAGAAAATGGAGCAGATTTGATTGTTTCAGATATTAATCAATCAGCTATTGATCGCTTAATTCAACGAGCGATTGAGCTCAAGCAGGGGGTAAAGGTCGTTTCTGGTGATAACATTTATGAAGCGGACGCCGATGTTTTTGTCCCCTGTGCACTTGGAGGGATCATTAATGATCAAACCATCTATAAACTTAAAGTGCAAGCGATTGTCGGTTCTGCTAATAATCAGCTTTTAACAAATGAACACGGCGATCAGCTTAATGAACGCGGTATTCTTTATGCGCCTGACTATATTGTAAATAGTGGCGGCTTAATCCAGGTATCTGATGAGTTGTATTCACCAAACCCCAAACGAGTGCTTCAAAAAACAAAGGCGATTTACGATACGTTATTGTCCATTTTTGAGCAGGCGGAGACACATTCATTTTCAACGATAAAAGCAGCGAATCTTTTTTGTGAACAGCGAATTGAAAGCCGAAAACGGAGAAATAGCTTCTTTGCGCATAAGAAACCAGGGAAATGGTCTGTTCGCTCTTAA
- a CDS encoding AzlD domain-containing protein translates to MSNTMIWLIIGLAIVTYIPRMIPLVFFNSDKIPSVVQNVLKNVPFAILGALIFPGILSIHDDFLFGVIGAAAAIFAAYLGANLIIVVMFAVAVLSTYAYFI, encoded by the coding sequence GTGAGTAACACGATGATCTGGCTAATTATAGGTCTCGCTATTGTGACGTATATTCCAAGAATGATTCCACTCGTTTTTTTTAACTCAGATAAAATACCATCTGTTGTTCAAAACGTACTAAAGAACGTTCCCTTCGCTATTCTAGGGGCGCTCATCTTTCCTGGCATCCTTTCAATCCATGATGATTTTCTATTTGGTGTTATTGGAGCGGCGGCGGCAATCTTTGCTGCATATCTTGGGGCAAACTTAATCATTGTCGTTATGTTTGCAGTAGCCGTTTTAAGTACTTATGCCTATTTTATTTAA
- a CDS encoding dihydrolipoamide acetyltransferase family protein, with protein sequence MDVKLHDIGEGMSEGEIVQLLVKPGDHVLVDQPLVEVQTDKVTAELPSPFAGKVETIYVEEGEVIEVGGTLLTISPIPQHAEQTLLPNRKKRILAAPFTRKVARENNVDIEEVKGTGPAGRITDEDVFRHLATTQKPEEKETEKAIEKEAKKRTIPFSTRRKQISAKMKKSTFTIPHVTHFDEVDVTNILEMKKAMKEDNGNSISVAAFYIKAVCVALKEFPIFNSELREEEGLIYLKPDLHIGLATDTEEGLIVPVIRHCDKLSINEIHKKMKILHKAAMNNELTSKDLSSGTFTISNAGPLGSTGATPIINYPEAALLAFHKTKKMPVVTENDEIIIRSIMSISMTFDHRIADGGTSMRFTNRFIELIEQPSLLLTELV encoded by the coding sequence ATGGATGTGAAATTGCATGACATTGGAGAAGGAATGTCAGAAGGCGAAATCGTGCAGCTTCTAGTTAAGCCTGGCGATCATGTGCTAGTTGATCAGCCATTAGTCGAAGTACAGACTGATAAAGTGACGGCGGAGCTCCCATCTCCTTTTGCAGGAAAGGTAGAAACGATTTATGTAGAAGAAGGTGAAGTTATTGAAGTAGGAGGGACGCTGTTAACGATTTCTCCAATTCCACAGCACGCCGAGCAAACACTGCTTCCAAACCGAAAGAAAAGAATTTTAGCAGCCCCTTTTACGAGAAAAGTTGCGCGCGAAAATAATGTTGATATTGAGGAAGTTAAGGGGACAGGGCCAGCAGGGCGAATTACTGATGAAGATGTTTTTAGGCATCTTGCAACAACTCAAAAGCCCGAAGAGAAAGAAACAGAGAAAGCAATAGAGAAAGAAGCAAAGAAACGAACCATTCCGTTTTCAACAAGACGGAAACAAATTTCAGCGAAAATGAAAAAATCCACTTTTACCATTCCACATGTGACTCATTTTGACGAAGTTGATGTAACGAACATCTTGGAAATGAAAAAGGCAATGAAAGAAGATAATGGTAATTCTATTTCGGTTGCTGCTTTTTATATTAAAGCGGTATGCGTGGCGCTAAAAGAGTTCCCTATTTTTAATTCGGAGTTGAGAGAAGAAGAAGGTCTGATTTACTTGAAGCCTGATCTTCATATTGGTTTAGCTACTGATACGGAAGAAGGACTAATCGTTCCGGTTATCCGTCATTGTGATAAACTCTCAATCAACGAAATTCATAAAAAAATGAAAATCCTTCATAAAGCAGCAATGAACAATGAACTCACTAGTAAAGACCTTTCATCTGGTACGTTTACTATTAGTAACGCAGGTCCACTTGGCAGTACAGGAGCTACGCCGATAATTAATTATCCAGAAGCAGCGCTTCTTGCTTTCCATAAGACGAAGAAAATGCCGGTTGTGACAGAGAATGATGAAATTATCATCCGTTCGATTATGTCGATTTCTATGACATTTGATCACCGGATTGCAGATGGAGGTACCTCTATGCGTTTTACGAATCGTTTTATTGAATTGATTGAACAACCTTCCCTACTATTAACGGAGCTTGTCTAA
- a CDS encoding alpha-ketoacid dehydrogenase subunit beta translates to MSIAVNMKKLTMVQAITEALKVVLEEDESVLVLGEDVGRNGGVFRATDGLFELFGDHRVMDTPLAESGLIGTSIGLAMNGYTPVVEIQFLGFIYPGFNQLITHATRIRTRTQSRYTVPLTIRVPYGAGVRAPEIHSDSTEALFAHIPGLKVVVPSTPHDAKGLLISSIKDPDPVLFLEPMKMYRTGKGDVPTGSYTIPLGKGYRRRNGEDLSLFAWGAMVKVAEEAAEKAAAKGIECDVIDLRSLYPLDKELIAESVQKTGRAVIIHEAPSSGGVGSEVISIINDTSFLYMKSPIKKVTGYDAPVPLFTLEDDYLPDANKVLRAIEETVRF, encoded by the coding sequence ATGAGCATAGCGGTCAATATGAAAAAGCTAACGATGGTGCAGGCGATTACAGAAGCACTAAAGGTAGTTCTTGAAGAAGATGAGTCTGTCCTTGTTCTCGGAGAGGATGTAGGAAGAAACGGCGGTGTTTTTAGAGCAACTGACGGCTTGTTTGAACTGTTTGGTGATCATCGAGTGATGGATACACCTCTTGCGGAATCAGGTTTAATTGGTACCTCAATTGGACTTGCAATGAATGGATATACTCCTGTTGTGGAGATCCAGTTTCTTGGCTTTATTTATCCAGGCTTTAATCAATTAATTACTCATGCAACGCGCATTCGAACGCGAACACAAAGTCGATATACCGTGCCACTTACGATTCGAGTACCTTATGGAGCAGGTGTACGGGCGCCTGAAATTCATAGTGATAGTACAGAAGCGCTTTTTGCTCACATACCTGGGTTGAAGGTAGTCGTTCCTTCAACGCCACATGATGCAAAGGGGCTATTAATTAGTAGTATTAAAGATCCTGACCCGGTGCTGTTTCTTGAGCCGATGAAAATGTATCGGACCGGTAAAGGTGACGTTCCTACAGGAAGTTATACAATTCCACTTGGTAAAGGTTATAGGCGGCGTAATGGAGAGGATTTATCCCTTTTTGCATGGGGAGCAATGGTGAAAGTTGCGGAAGAAGCAGCGGAGAAAGCCGCTGCTAAAGGAATAGAATGTGATGTTATCGATCTGCGTTCTCTCTATCCTTTAGATAAAGAACTGATCGCAGAATCGGTGCAGAAAACAGGTAGAGCGGTTATTATCCATGAAGCACCTTCCTCTGGCGGCGTCGGTAGTGAAGTGATTTCAATCATTAATGATACTTCGTTTCTTTATATGAAGTCTCCTATTAAAAAAGTAACGGGTTATGATGCGCCTGTTCCTTTGTTTACGCTAGAAGATGATTATTTACCGGATGCTAACAAAGTTTTGCGAGCGATTGAAGAGACTGTTCGCTTCTGA
- the pdhA gene encoding pyruvate dehydrogenase (acetyl-transferring) E1 component subunit alpha, producing MDVTEQFPFIQLVNGEGKQLEENPTITVANAKRFYEQMMFSRMFDRKAVNLQRQGRIGTYAPFEGQEGAQIGSALALEDGDWMFPTYRDHAATAAFGHSLVNIFLYWKGCIEGCVPPEGKHIFPPSVPIASQILHATGTAWAEKKKGSDRVSLVYFGDGATSEGDFHEGLNFASVFQIPVVFFNQNNGYAISVPIERQMNTKTIAQKSLAYDMPGVRVDGNDVFAVYSETLKAVERARKGKGPTLIEAVTWRYGAHTTTDEPSKYRDQGESELRRQTDDPISRVEKYLKAKGNWDADWEEEIKRKSEKRLQLAVEEMEKTKKSDEGLIFDHVFGTDVWPVQEQKERFFHKESGK from the coding sequence ATGGACGTAACTGAGCAATTCCCATTCATTCAATTAGTCAATGGAGAAGGCAAGCAGCTGGAAGAAAATCCAACCATTACGGTAGCGAATGCAAAACGCTTTTATGAACAAATGATGTTTTCTCGTATGTTTGATCGAAAAGCTGTCAATCTCCAGCGTCAGGGTAGAATCGGTACCTACGCTCCGTTTGAAGGTCAAGAAGGCGCGCAAATTGGAAGTGCTCTAGCTTTAGAAGATGGTGACTGGATGTTTCCTACTTATCGTGATCATGCCGCAACTGCAGCTTTTGGGCATTCACTCGTCAATATCTTTCTTTACTGGAAAGGATGTATTGAAGGATGTGTTCCTCCAGAAGGTAAACACATTTTTCCACCATCCGTTCCGATTGCTTCCCAAATTCTTCATGCGACTGGTACAGCATGGGCTGAGAAGAAAAAAGGAAGCGACAGAGTATCGCTTGTATATTTTGGAGACGGTGCAACATCGGAAGGGGATTTTCATGAGGGATTAAATTTTGCGAGTGTGTTCCAAATTCCAGTTGTTTTTTTTAATCAAAATAATGGATACGCCATTAGCGTTCCGATTGAGCGACAGATGAATACAAAAACCATTGCTCAAAAATCTCTTGCTTATGACATGCCGGGTGTAAGAGTGGATGGAAATGATGTTTTTGCTGTTTATAGTGAAACGCTAAAAGCAGTCGAACGTGCGAGAAAAGGGAAAGGTCCAACGTTGATTGAGGCGGTTACATGGCGCTATGGGGCTCACACGACGACCGATGAGCCATCAAAATATCGTGACCAGGGAGAAAGTGAACTGAGAAGGCAGACGGATGATCCAATTAGTCGAGTTGAAAAGTATCTGAAAGCTAAAGGTAATTGGGATGCTGATTGGGAGGAAGAGATTAAGAGAAAGTCTGAGAAACGATTACAACTTGCTGTCGAGGAAATGGAAAAAACAAAAAAATCGGATGAAGGACTTATATTTGATCACGTGTTTGGCACGGATGTTTGGCCCGTTCAAGAACAAAAGGAGCGCTTTTTTCATAAGGAGAGTGGAAAATGA
- a CDS encoding thioesterase, with the protein MKQGISVGQSAVIHVEVTSDMYAQFEGKIIHKAYSTVSMVYHMEWAARQLILPYLEDDEEGIGGGVEVKHMGTACEGQSLTIHAVIISLTHKSVISRIDVKNGRELIGTGKVIQFILPKNVIDEKLENAKM; encoded by the coding sequence ATGAAACAGGGAATATCGGTTGGACAAAGTGCTGTCATTCATGTAGAGGTCACGTCAGATATGTATGCTCAGTTTGAAGGCAAAATCATTCATAAGGCTTATTCGACTGTATCAATGGTCTATCATATGGAGTGGGCCGCAAGACAGTTAATTCTTCCTTACCTTGAAGATGATGAAGAGGGAATTGGCGGAGGTGTTGAGGTAAAGCATATGGGCACAGCGTGTGAAGGCCAGTCCCTTACAATACACGCCGTCATTATTTCACTTACGCACAAATCGGTTATTAGCAGAATAGATGTCAAAAATGGAAGAGAGCTAATTGGGACAGGAAAAGTGATTCAGTTTATCCTCCCCAAAAATGTGATCGACGAGAAATTAGAAAACGCTAAAATGTAA
- a CDS encoding ATP-binding cassette domain-containing protein, with product MLQLNQIHKVFNEGTLDEKIALEDINLTLDPGDFVTVIGSNGAGKSTLMNMISGVLTPDVGDVFIDDKKITSLPEYKRSKLIGRVFQDPMAGTAPSMTIQENLALAYNRNRRRTLMKGVTKKLKTTFQEALETLHLGLEDRLSAKVGMLSGGERQALSLLMATFTEPKMLLLDEHTAALDPARAALITKLTGEIVERTNLTTLMVTHNMQQALDLGNRLIMMDSGKVILEVEGEDKQNLTIEALLQEFQRIKGTKMNNDRALLG from the coding sequence ATGCTTCAACTAAATCAAATTCACAAAGTATTTAACGAAGGTACGCTTGATGAGAAGATTGCACTTGAAGATATTAATTTAACGCTTGATCCAGGTGATTTTGTTACAGTGATCGGAAGCAACGGGGCAGGGAAATCAACTTTAATGAATATGATTTCCGGGGTATTAACACCTGACGTTGGAGATGTCTTTATTGATGATAAGAAGATTACAAGCTTACCAGAATATAAGAGGTCAAAGTTAATCGGACGCGTTTTCCAGGATCCTATGGCAGGAACAGCTCCATCCATGACGATACAGGAAAACCTGGCCCTCGCCTATAATCGAAATCGAAGAAGAACGCTAATGAAAGGCGTGACTAAAAAGCTGAAAACAACTTTCCAGGAAGCTCTTGAAACGCTTCATCTTGGTCTTGAAGATCGCCTGTCTGCGAAAGTTGGCATGCTATCAGGGGGAGAAAGGCAAGCACTGTCCCTGTTAATGGCTACGTTCACAGAGCCTAAAATGCTCTTATTAGATGAACATACTGCAGCTCTCGACCCTGCCAGAGCTGCTTTAATTACAAAATTGACGGGTGAAATTGTAGAAAGAACGAACTTAACAACACTTATGGTCACTCATAATATGCAACAGGCATTGGACTTAGGCAACCGACTAATTATGATGGATAGCGGTAAAGTTATATTAGAAGTTGAGGGAGAAGATAAGCAGAATTTAACTATTGAGGCTCTGCTTCAAGAATTCCAGCGAATCAAAGGTACAAAGATGAACAATGATCGAGCCCTTTTAGGATAG
- a CDS encoding ABC transporter permease, giving the protein MGSAMFGAVESGIIYAIMALGVYLSFRILDFPDLTVDGSFVTGAAIAAILIVNGTNPFFATLIAIGVGFLAGCVTGLLHTKGKINPLLAGILMMIALYSINLRIMGRSNVPLLNEESVFTKLEGFFEASGLDRLLSNLASSIGLGNLTSTWSVLISMLLVTTLIKILTDLFLRTQIGLALRATGDNKRMIRSFSANTDQFTILGLGLSNALVALAGALIAQYSSFADVGMGIGMIIIGLASVIIGEAIFGTRTIAVTTFAVVGGAIVYRIVVSLALRVDFLETGDMKLITAVIVIAALVLPQLIDGQKERNRKKRKRLQQELKLKEMKDGGEEYASTKSNSQSI; this is encoded by the coding sequence ATGGGTTCAGCAATGTTTGGAGCAGTAGAATCTGGCATTATTTATGCAATTATGGCACTTGGTGTTTATTTATCGTTTCGTATTCTAGATTTTCCCGATTTAACCGTTGATGGGAGCTTCGTCACTGGTGCAGCTATTGCTGCAATTCTAATTGTAAATGGAACGAATCCTTTTTTTGCAACGCTGATAGCGATCGGAGTGGGGTTTTTAGCAGGTTGCGTAACAGGTCTCCTACATACAAAAGGGAAAATCAATCCTCTTCTTGCGGGGATTCTTATGATGATTGCACTCTATTCCATAAACTTAAGAATAATGGGAAGGTCCAATGTTCCGTTGCTAAATGAGGAATCTGTCTTTACCAAGTTAGAAGGTTTTTTTGAAGCATCTGGACTTGATCGTCTACTAAGTAACTTAGCTTCCTCAATTGGACTTGGCAACCTAACATCAACATGGTCCGTTTTAATAAGTATGTTACTTGTTACGACACTTATAAAAATTTTGACGGATTTATTTTTACGCACGCAAATTGGTCTTGCACTTCGAGCAACCGGTGATAATAAACGAATGATTCGTAGTTTCTCAGCGAACACGGATCAATTTACGATTCTTGGACTTGGCCTTTCGAACGCTCTCGTAGCACTTGCAGGCGCATTAATTGCACAATATAGCTCATTTGCAGATGTTGGTATGGGCATTGGAATGATTATTATCGGACTTGCTTCAGTGATTATTGGAGAGGCGATTTTTGGAACCCGGACAATAGCAGTGACAACATTCGCTGTAGTTGGGGGAGCGATCGTCTATCGAATTGTTGTTAGTTTAGCGCTGCGAGTGGATTTCCTAGAGACAGGCGATATGAAATTGATTACGGCTGTGATCGTAATTGCTGCCCTTGTACTTCCACAATTAATAGATGGTCAAAAAGAACGAAATCGAAAGAAGCGAAAACGTCTTCAGCAAGAGTTGAAGTTAAAAGAAATGAAGGATGGAGGCGAAGAGTATGCTTCAACTAAATCAAATTCACAAAGTATTTAA
- a CDS encoding NAD(P)/FAD-dependent oxidoreductase, which produces MVVGEIIHEKDVVIIGAGPAGYEAAFRAAKNGRDVTLIDRFRPGGECLHSGCIPSKLLATAARKMHEKTPGITVTPAFCMDKWQEEKNSLIATMEKGLQARFQSSNIECVKGQASFLSENRIGAEQGEKFEVWSFNHAILATGSRPITPTFLSSSHPNIFPLEHLYTLSSLPNQLILFGSDYLTIEAASTFRALGIEVTIVTDEETILPEWDESIQRESMRQFKKQKVFLYTGVSGCLVKEREMTLFFCNAKGENVEVETEMIVYSVGRVGNSDSLRVDKAGIDIQDDGTIPISEECKTTRANIYACGDLTGGPSLAVKGIKQGKTAADHCCGVKSAFSLECLPKVIHTQTPISSVGLTETEAKEAGYEVVTASSSMKANGYAMVTGNTAGKVVIHRDLQSHVLLGFHAIGAGAVELIEKATLAIEMGARDEDFIYPYSPHPGYGEAWTDAVESTLENKVGTKVSQ; this is translated from the coding sequence ATGGTGGTAGGTGAAATTATACATGAAAAAGACGTTGTCATAATTGGAGCAGGTCCAGCCGGATATGAAGCGGCATTTCGTGCTGCTAAGAATGGGAGAGACGTTACGCTAATTGATCGATTTCGTCCGGGTGGGGAATGCCTCCATAGCGGATGCATTCCCTCAAAACTGCTTGCAACCGCTGCTAGGAAAATGCATGAAAAGACACCAGGAATTACGGTGACACCCGCATTTTGCATGGACAAATGGCAGGAAGAAAAGAATTCTCTAATTGCTACGATGGAAAAAGGACTACAAGCCCGCTTTCAGTCAAGTAACATCGAATGTGTAAAAGGACAGGCATCTTTTCTCTCAGAAAACAGAATTGGAGCTGAACAGGGGGAGAAATTTGAAGTGTGGTCATTTAACCATGCCATTCTTGCGACGGGTAGCAGACCAATTACGCCTACCTTTCTTTCATCTTCTCACCCTAACATTTTTCCTTTAGAACATCTTTATACCTTATCGTCTCTTCCAAATCAGCTTATCCTCTTCGGATCTGATTATCTCACAATCGAGGCTGCTAGCACGTTTCGTGCGCTAGGAATTGAAGTAACGATCGTGACGGATGAAGAGACCATTCTTCCTGAATGGGATGAAAGCATTCAACGAGAATCTATGAGGCAGTTTAAGAAGCAAAAAGTGTTCTTGTACACAGGAGTATCCGGTTGTCTTGTGAAGGAACGTGAAATGACCCTGTTTTTTTGTAATGCTAAAGGAGAGAACGTAGAAGTTGAAACAGAGATGATCGTCTATTCAGTTGGACGAGTCGGAAATAGCGATTCGTTAAGGGTGGACAAAGCAGGAATTGATATACAGGATGACGGCACCATTCCTATTTCTGAGGAATGTAAAACAACAAGAGCAAACATTTATGCTTGTGGTGATCTAACAGGAGGACCTTCTCTCGCAGTGAAAGGAATCAAGCAAGGAAAGACAGCTGCAGATCATTGCTGTGGAGTAAAGTCTGCCTTCTCGCTTGAATGCCTTCCAAAGGTCATACACACCCAAACTCCGATATCGTCTGTAGGGTTAACCGAAACAGAAGCGAAAGAAGCAGGCTACGAAGTGGTGACAGCAAGCTCCTCAATGAAAGCAAACGGTTATGCGATGGTCACTGGAAATACAGCAGGAAAGGTTGTGATCCATCGTGATCTACAAAGTCATGTGTTGTTAGGGTTTCATGCCATAGGTGCAGGTGCAGTAGAACTCATTGAAAAAGCAACGCTTGCTATTGAAATGGGTGCGAGGGATGAAGATTTTATTTATCCTTACTCACCCCATCCGGGGTATGGAGAAGCGTGGACGGATGCAGTTGAAAGTACATTAGAGAACAAGGTGGGAACAAAGGTAAGTCAATAA